Proteins from a genomic interval of Sphingobacterium sp. SYP-B4668:
- a CDS encoding GH92 family glycosyl hydrolase gives MHRYLNVPVLFFMLLHLVYFVGPSLAQTKPPTAYVDCFIGTSNSRWMLGPYAQAPFGMVQIGPDNQGNHWMGGYEYAINSVSGFSHIHAWTMGGLMMMPTTADLALSNPGPDAPYKGANAGYHSRILKETEKAFPGYYEVELFDHKVKAAMTATTRCSFQKYTYPKSTEARILFDLHFPTEWDYGFSVEDATITNVNTRNIEGYVKSKSGPWSQWNDWTLYFVIKLSKDFEHFNGWQNENTYSNIDTIKGKGDIGAYITFSTTAGESVYIQTGLSLVSIEGARKNLNEEIEKPFGWDFDKTVAHNKKQWNDLLEKIQVEGGTEDDKTKFYTNLYRSFTGKQTWNDIDGKYRDACENIQQLPPESDIYGGDALWNTYWNLNGLWSLISPKTVDNWVTTQLEMFHHTGWTSKGPAGIEYSGIMEGSHEIALMVAAFQKGIRKDGEEIYRAIRKMVTEPGGNHPCGGSYGQTNLQQYIKFGYMPSEYGVVSKTLDYAYDDYCVGQMAKALNKKSDAKLFEDRSKNYKNVFNPVHKFVSSRDSSGNWDPNFDEFSNRGFIEGNSWQYSWYVPHDINGMLGILGKELATERLTQGFERSRQHNFAAHAFDRTMGQRAEFYINQGNEVNMSAAFLFNYLEKPSLTQKYSREIMDYYYGTSPYHGWEGDEDEGQMGAWLVMSALGLFEMNGGTSQNPELELSSPLFNRITIHLDNRYYCGKSFTIEAKGNSKENIYIQSAELNGKKLKKPRISFSEVVNGGTLVLKMGSTPNDRAFN, from the coding sequence ATGCATCGTTATTTAAACGTTCCTGTGCTATTCTTCATGCTATTACACCTGGTATATTTTGTTGGACCGTCATTAGCACAAACCAAACCGCCCACAGCCTATGTGGATTGCTTCATTGGAACTTCTAATTCGAGATGGATGTTAGGACCATATGCGCAGGCTCCCTTTGGAATGGTACAAATTGGCCCTGACAATCAAGGGAATCATTGGATGGGCGGGTACGAATATGCGATCAACAGCGTATCTGGATTCAGTCACATTCATGCATGGACCATGGGTGGCTTGATGATGATGCCTACAACTGCAGACTTAGCACTTTCAAATCCTGGCCCAGATGCGCCCTACAAAGGTGCAAATGCAGGATATCACTCCAGAATCCTAAAGGAGACCGAAAAAGCTTTCCCAGGTTATTATGAGGTTGAGCTCTTTGACCATAAAGTGAAAGCGGCCATGACTGCAACAACGCGTTGTAGTTTTCAAAAATATACCTATCCAAAATCTACAGAAGCTAGAATACTCTTTGACCTTCATTTTCCCACTGAATGGGATTATGGTTTTTCGGTCGAAGACGCAACAATCACGAACGTAAACACCAGAAATATAGAGGGATATGTCAAGAGCAAATCAGGTCCCTGGAGTCAATGGAATGATTGGACACTCTACTTTGTCATCAAGCTTAGCAAAGATTTTGAGCATTTCAATGGATGGCAAAACGAAAACACGTACTCCAATATAGATACGATAAAAGGCAAAGGTGATATCGGAGCCTACATCACCTTTTCGACCACAGCGGGTGAAAGCGTTTATATTCAGACTGGTCTATCGTTAGTCAGTATCGAAGGGGCTCGCAAAAATTTAAACGAGGAAATTGAAAAACCCTTCGGTTGGGATTTCGACAAAACTGTGGCACACAATAAAAAGCAGTGGAATGATTTACTGGAAAAAATCCAAGTAGAAGGTGGGACAGAAGATGACAAAACCAAATTCTACACCAACTTATACCGTTCATTCACAGGAAAGCAAACTTGGAATGACATCGACGGCAAGTACAGAGATGCTTGTGAAAATATACAACAATTACCTCCAGAGAGTGATATATATGGTGGTGATGCACTCTGGAATACGTATTGGAATCTGAATGGACTCTGGTCGTTAATAAGTCCTAAAACAGTAGATAATTGGGTAACCACCCAGTTGGAAATGTTCCATCATACTGGTTGGACATCTAAAGGGCCAGCAGGTATTGAATATTCGGGTATCATGGAGGGTTCGCATGAAATTGCACTGATGGTCGCAGCTTTTCAGAAAGGGATCCGAAAAGATGGTGAAGAAATCTATCGAGCCATCAGAAAAATGGTGACCGAACCAGGTGGTAATCATCCTTGTGGGGGTTCATACGGTCAAACCAACTTACAGCAATATATTAAATTTGGTTATATGCCGAGTGAATATGGTGTGGTTTCAAAAACCCTTGACTATGCATATGATGACTATTGCGTAGGTCAGATGGCAAAGGCTTTAAATAAAAAATCTGACGCTAAATTATTTGAAGACAGATCAAAAAATTACAAAAATGTATTCAATCCGGTTCACAAATTTGTAAGTAGTAGAGATTCTTCTGGAAATTGGGACCCTAATTTTGATGAGTTTTCCAATCGAGGATTCATCGAAGGGAACTCATGGCAATATTCTTGGTATGTGCCACATGACATAAACGGAATGTTGGGTATACTGGGGAAAGAATTGGCTACAGAAAGACTAACGCAGGGCTTCGAGCGTTCACGTCAGCATAATTTTGCTGCACATGCTTTTGACCGAACAATGGGGCAACGAGCTGAATTCTACATCAATCAAGGTAATGAAGTAAACATGAGTGCTGCCTTTTTGTTCAATTACCTAGAAAAGCCCTCACTTACACAGAAATATAGCCGAGAAATAATGGATTACTATTACGGAACATCTCCTTACCACGGTTGGGAAGGAGATGAAGATGAAGGGCAAATGGGAGCATGGCTTGTCATGTCTGCCTTGGGACTTTTTGAAATGAATGGCGGGACAAGTCAAAATCCAGAATTGGAACTATCATCTCCACTATTCAACCGTATTACAATCCACTTAGACAACCGCTATTATTGCGGAAAAAGCTTTACGATCGAAGCGAAGGGAAATAGTAAAGAAAACATCTATATTCAATCCGCAGAATTGAATGGCAAAAAATTAAAAAAGCCAAGAATCTCCTTTTCAGAAGTTGTGAATGGCGGCACCCTAGTACTAAAAATGGGCAGCACGCCCAATGATAGGGCCTTTAATTAA
- a CDS encoding SusC/RagA family TonB-linked outer membrane protein: MNTEKKLWKRKLCALLNGHYGRQVLMTTIVGTLLQSSEVHAHMRTLSVETRTSKFTLFPRVSVSGKVVDSQQRPLQGATVHVKGTQIRVATDANGEFLLNDIADDAVLSVSFSGKKPKELMVKGQGKIQILLEDDVVGLEEVTAIGYVSLKKKDMTGAVSSLSKEQITRIPANDLRSALVSVPGVRVSNGQIRIRGNRSVHASNEPLIILDGIPYYEGIQTIDLNDIESMEILKDASSTALYGSQGANGVIVVNTKKGKVGATDIYYDAFAGFAVTDWRNFEVMNADEYTRFLREAYRAAGTWKTEADDSKIFLGNEIANMGTVDEDWVGRYLGKNRFWTSQTLTLSAGKEKTQHKISFNYKNDNGRLKGTNRDNFTLTADVDHQVFDKLKIGLSTRLFYYKGYNKPDPLGGLINMSPLVPIYGEDGMLNITPTGDPFVKNPFLNENDDFYLDKSEEWKAFLRFYANVNIAEGLTFKTNFSYNPTFSARGYYYDNRSTGYHDVRNVAGNENRRQMGLVWNNILNYKRSFSDKHELDLTAVFELQNNTRNSALMSGKDQELPLYLWHNMGRLMDSKTLSSGFSRSQMLSYVGRAQYSFLGRYLATVSVRQDGASQLSDENKWQLFDSYALGWRISDEELFKELSFVDNLKLRVSYGTTGNHSIAPYATLGSLHSSYATFYNPTGEVHYVGLEASVRPTPGLKWERNRMLNIGLDYAFLKGRISGVFDYYMSKTDNLLNQRKLPYTSGFNYAWENIGKTQNQGFELTLNTKPLQKDDYELGLNFTAYRNKEKLVELYDPKLVADIQNRWWIGYPINGVHYDLEYLGIWQESEAGVAELYGQRPGEIRVRDRDGNGVIDGEDRVILGTDRPEWSGSVQLTGHWKGFDIAMDLYGEFGAMVFDNLSTSTWANQMGRWNTVKVDYWTPENPENLHPRPIAGQGARYINAIGYKDNDFVTLRNVTVGYTLGTQAMGKFVKRARFYLTSNDPYRYMQFSRQRGISFGERVFLVGANIQF; the protein is encoded by the coding sequence ATGAACACGGAAAAAAAGCTATGGAAACGAAAACTTTGTGCCCTATTGAATGGTCATTACGGTCGACAGGTGCTAATGACGACGATTGTGGGGACTTTACTACAAAGTAGCGAAGTTCACGCCCACATGCGCACGTTAAGTGTGGAAACGCGCACCTCGAAATTCACCTTATTCCCCCGAGTATCAGTCAGCGGTAAGGTCGTTGATAGTCAGCAGCGTCCCCTTCAAGGGGCTACTGTTCACGTCAAAGGGACTCAAATTAGGGTTGCGACAGATGCAAATGGAGAATTTTTATTAAATGATATCGCTGATGATGCAGTGCTATCGGTTAGTTTTTCTGGAAAAAAGCCAAAAGAGCTCATGGTGAAAGGGCAAGGTAAAATTCAAATTTTGCTTGAGGATGATGTGGTCGGTTTGGAAGAGGTAACGGCCATTGGCTATGTCAGTTTGAAAAAGAAGGATATGACAGGGGCGGTATCGTCGCTTTCAAAAGAGCAGATTACTCGCATTCCTGCCAATGATCTTCGGTCGGCCTTAGTTTCCGTTCCGGGGGTGAGGGTGAGTAATGGACAGATACGCATCCGAGGCAACCGTTCTGTTCATGCTTCTAATGAACCCTTGATTATCCTTGATGGTATACCATATTACGAGGGAATACAGACTATCGATCTTAATGATATCGAGTCAATGGAGATCCTCAAAGATGCGTCCTCTACGGCGCTGTATGGATCTCAAGGCGCTAATGGTGTCATAGTTGTCAATACCAAAAAAGGGAAAGTTGGAGCCACAGATATTTATTATGATGCATTTGCTGGATTTGCTGTTACAGATTGGAGAAATTTTGAGGTCATGAACGCCGATGAATATACTCGTTTCTTGCGTGAAGCTTACCGTGCGGCTGGAACTTGGAAGACCGAAGCCGACGACAGTAAGATTTTTTTAGGCAATGAGATAGCCAATATGGGAACTGTTGACGAGGACTGGGTCGGTCGATATTTAGGAAAGAATAGGTTCTGGACCAGTCAAACCCTTACTTTATCTGCTGGAAAAGAAAAAACGCAACACAAAATTTCATTTAATTACAAAAATGACAATGGTAGACTGAAAGGTACCAATCGTGACAATTTTACATTGACAGCGGATGTTGATCATCAGGTTTTTGATAAATTGAAAATTGGTCTTTCTACCAGGTTATTCTACTATAAGGGATACAACAAGCCAGATCCCCTAGGCGGTCTGATAAACATGTCTCCTCTGGTGCCTATTTATGGAGAGGACGGTATGTTGAATATTACCCCTACAGGAGATCCTTTTGTTAAAAATCCCTTTCTAAATGAGAATGATGATTTCTATCTCGACAAATCAGAAGAATGGAAAGCATTTCTCCGTTTTTACGCAAACGTCAATATAGCAGAGGGGTTGACGTTTAAAACCAACTTTTCATATAATCCGACATTTTCTGCTAGAGGCTACTACTATGATAATAGGTCTACGGGTTATCACGATGTCCGCAATGTAGCTGGGAATGAAAATCGTAGGCAGATGGGGCTTGTCTGGAACAATATTCTAAACTATAAGCGAAGCTTTTCAGATAAGCACGAACTTGACTTGACAGCAGTATTCGAATTGCAAAATAATACGCGCAATAGTGCTTTGATGTCAGGCAAAGACCAAGAGCTTCCGCTTTACCTTTGGCATAATATGGGACGGCTTATGGATAGTAAAACGCTTTCTTCCGGGTTTAGTCGATCTCAGATGCTGTCATATGTAGGACGAGCTCAATATAGCTTCTTGGGTCGTTATCTTGCTACAGTATCTGTTAGACAGGACGGGGCGTCCCAACTATCGGACGAAAATAAGTGGCAACTGTTCGATTCCTATGCTCTTGGATGGCGAATATCCGACGAAGAATTATTCAAAGAGCTCTCTTTTGTCGACAACCTGAAGCTCCGGGTCAGTTATGGAACCACGGGCAATCACTCCATTGCGCCTTATGCTACCTTAGGAAGTCTTCACAGCAGCTATGCTACCTTTTACAATCCTACTGGTGAGGTGCATTATGTCGGATTGGAGGCCAGTGTTAGGCCTACTCCTGGTCTCAAATGGGAAAGGAACCGAATGTTGAACATAGGTTTGGATTATGCCTTCCTAAAAGGACGTATTTCAGGGGTATTTGATTATTATATGTCCAAGACGGACAATTTATTGAACCAACGCAAACTCCCCTATACGAGTGGATTTAATTATGCATGGGAAAATATTGGCAAGACACAGAATCAGGGATTCGAATTGACCCTGAATACCAAGCCACTTCAGAAGGACGACTATGAATTAGGACTGAATTTTACCGCTTATCGGAATAAAGAAAAGCTTGTCGAGCTTTACGACCCTAAGTTGGTGGCGGATATTCAAAATAGGTGGTGGATAGGTTATCCGATCAATGGTGTACACTATGATTTAGAATACTTAGGAATCTGGCAAGAGAGTGAGGCTGGCGTTGCGGAGCTTTATGGGCAACGTCCCGGTGAGATTCGTGTTCGAGATAGGGATGGCAACGGTGTCATCGATGGCGAAGACCGAGTTATTTTAGGTACGGATCGTCCCGAATGGTCTGGTTCAGTACAACTCACTGGCCATTGGAAGGGGTTCGATATCGCAATGGATTTATATGGAGAGTTTGGAGCCATGGTTTTTGACAACCTTAGTACGTCGACCTGGGCCAATCAGATGGGGCGTTGGAATACGGTGAAAGTGGACTATTGGACACCGGAGAATCCCGAAAATCTACATCCTCGTCCAATTGCGGGCCAAGGTGCTCGCTATATAAATGCGATTGGTTACAAGGACAATGATTTTGTGACCCTGCGCAATGTTACCGTAGGGTATACGCTTGGGACTCAAGCTATGGGTAAGTTTGTCAAACGTGCACGATTTTATTTAACGTCTAATGATCCCTATCGATACATGCAATTTAGCCGTCAGCGTGGCATCTCTTTTGGCGAACGCGTCTTTTTGGTCGGAGCAAATATTCAATTTTAA
- a CDS encoding endonuclease/exonuclease/phosphatase family protein — MKSVKLLPIITLIVLMLVLLGGCRKSYSPGDWDVKPDLPTPPDQEYKGPTKSLKIMSINMNRLTSFEETVKIIEEYNPDFLFLRQVDSATTRAEKVDRPGVIAQRLGMKSFFVKNFDYQTGGFGNAVLSKFPILETKAKILSREEGNTAELRSLASLKAKIDDKNEIHFTGTELDPAANNRNLQVIDILNETAKFQAPQLLVGNFNEQEGGVVINYIKDVFTFGCLGTGCPTNSGGKVYDYITYKAVDEFILDKYAAYPKSQNTFLPMVAEVRLKLKQ, encoded by the coding sequence ATGAAAAGCGTAAAATTATTGCCTATAATAACACTGATAGTACTCATGTTGGTACTGTTAGGAGGATGTCGCAAGTCCTATTCTCCAGGAGATTGGGATGTTAAACCCGACTTGCCTACTCCCCCAGATCAAGAATATAAAGGACCTACCAAGTCGCTCAAGATCATGTCGATCAATATGAATAGGTTGACGAGTTTTGAAGAGACGGTAAAGATTATCGAAGAATACAATCCTGATTTCCTCTTCCTTCGTCAGGTAGATAGTGCTACTACAAGAGCTGAAAAAGTTGATAGACCAGGTGTCATTGCCCAACGATTAGGTATGAAAAGCTTTTTTGTCAAAAACTTTGATTATCAGACTGGCGGATTTGGCAATGCTGTATTATCCAAGTTTCCAATATTGGAAACAAAGGCCAAGATTCTAAGTCGGGAGGAGGGAAACACGGCCGAACTTCGTAGTTTAGCTTCTTTAAAGGCCAAAATCGATGATAAGAACGAAATCCATTTTACGGGTACCGAGCTCGATCCTGCCGCCAACAACCGCAATCTGCAGGTCATCGATATTTTGAATGAAACGGCCAAGTTCCAAGCCCCCCAGTTATTGGTGGGCAATTTTAATGAACAAGAAGGGGGTGTAGTGATCAACTATATCAAAGACGTATTTACATTTGGATGCTTAGGGACAGGTTGTCCAACCAATAGTGGTGGTAAGGTATATGACTATATCACATATAAAGCTGTTGATGAGTTTATTTTAGATAAGTACGCAGCTTATCCTAAATCCCAAAACACATTCCTGCCTATGGTAGCCGAGGTGCGGCTGAAGCTCAAGCAGTAA
- a CDS encoding endonuclease/exonuclease/phosphatase family protein, whose protein sequence is MKKNQILLLILCLCSTVFACDGKGKEVPTLQVEKKKLTVMTYNIHHGAPEGSEVVNLENIANTLKAKNPDLIALQEVDVNVPRSGKVNQAQKLAELLGMEYFFSKSIDYQGGEYGVAVLSKFPISNKRRIELPMPTSGEKRSVALVSVNLGEGVSLEFGSTHLDLNVPNRTAQAIQLNALGMEANKPMMIAADYNAEVNTSELQEMQKVFSFSCKNGCPNSFPVRNPTKAIDLVASNKKSSDTFGLMSAVALTGSYASDHLPVLVVYNY, encoded by the coding sequence ATGAAAAAAAATCAAATACTCTTACTCATCCTTTGTCTCTGCAGTACGGTATTTGCTTGTGATGGTAAGGGCAAAGAAGTGCCTACATTGCAGGTTGAAAAAAAGAAACTGACCGTGATGACCTACAACATCCATCACGGCGCTCCCGAGGGTTCGGAAGTTGTGAATTTAGAAAATATAGCCAATACACTTAAGGCCAAGAATCCCGATCTGATTGCCCTGCAAGAGGTCGATGTCAATGTGCCTCGATCGGGTAAGGTGAATCAAGCGCAGAAGCTAGCAGAGCTCTTAGGGATGGAGTATTTTTTCTCCAAATCAATAGATTATCAAGGAGGGGAGTATGGCGTTGCTGTGTTGAGTAAATTCCCAATTTCAAACAAGAGAAGGATTGAATTGCCGATGCCTACTTCAGGTGAGAAGCGCTCTGTCGCACTAGTGTCTGTCAATCTGGGAGAAGGAGTTTCGTTGGAGTTTGGCTCCACGCATCTCGACCTCAATGTGCCTAATCGTACCGCGCAGGCCATACAACTCAATGCTCTGGGGATGGAGGCTAATAAGCCGATGATGATAGCTGCAGATTACAATGCCGAGGTTAATACTTCCGAACTCCAAGAGATGCAAAAAGTATTTTCGTTTTCGTGTAAGAATGGTTGTCCTAACTCGTTCCCGGTCCGTAATCCTACGAAAGCCATTGACTTGGTTGCTTCTAATAAAAAATCAAGTGATACCTTTGGACTGATGTCAGCTGTAGCATTGACCGGTAGCTATGCTTCCGATCATTTACCTGTACTGGTTGTATATAACTATTAG
- a CDS encoding RagB/SusD family nutrient uptake outer membrane protein, which yields MIRNIKFYIFNALAATLMLQTSCEKFLTIDSPTGVSDEQWWKTETDAYNALASVYVGIPGGSSGRNIMYYSGLTDESVHRGDFKGDYDGFTRGLATSRWGVSNSIWQDDYTCIRRSNRFLENVDRTFVDAELKTRMKLEARALRAYYHMELMMLFGDIPLLTKSLTPLENNQPRTNKDEVYAFIVDELKACAEGLPATYVNADRWRVTSGVCQALLSRLGLYKKDFDLVKSSSKKIIDSGVYKLWVNTKTKEASYSELFSYAGELNDERIFFKENGCSNAWTTFAPFGIGGETYLSPTNLVVDNFETRQGKTLQELGSDSTLIYQKNPNYNNNRDPRLAASVFIPYEKFQGQYTLDPFYNPSDKIGLTKSTATGYWIKKYVDARDRQSKSGTLDFMIIRYAEILLNYAEALIESGDWNNPDVLLSINQLRSRANMPAASADKYNSQDRVRTLLRRERQAELAFEGGRYHDIRRWGIDVIVMNGEVFGATNPTTGEKVRVQTRSFNKDREGWWPIPETELLANPNMTQNPNY from the coding sequence ATGATAAGAAACATCAAATTTTATATATTCAACGCGTTGGCAGCAACGCTTATGTTGCAAACATCTTGTGAAAAATTTCTGACCATTGATAGCCCCACAGGAGTTTCCGATGAGCAGTGGTGGAAGACTGAGACCGATGCCTACAATGCATTGGCATCTGTGTATGTGGGAATCCCTGGCGGCTCTAGTGGACGTAATATCATGTACTATTCCGGACTTACGGATGAGTCTGTACATCGTGGTGATTTCAAAGGTGACTATGATGGTTTTACGAGGGGCCTCGCCACTAGTAGGTGGGGAGTTTCCAATTCGATATGGCAAGATGATTATACCTGTATTCGCCGATCCAATCGTTTTTTGGAAAATGTAGACCGGACTTTCGTGGACGCCGAGCTGAAAACACGGATGAAATTGGAAGCAAGAGCCTTACGCGCTTACTATCACATGGAGCTAATGATGCTTTTTGGAGATATACCCTTGTTGACCAAATCTTTGACCCCTCTGGAGAACAATCAACCTAGGACAAATAAGGACGAAGTGTATGCTTTTATCGTCGATGAGTTGAAAGCCTGCGCCGAGGGTCTGCCAGCTACTTATGTCAATGCCGATAGGTGGCGGGTGACGAGCGGCGTGTGTCAGGCCTTACTATCTAGATTGGGGTTGTATAAAAAGGATTTTGATTTGGTCAAATCCTCTTCTAAAAAAATAATAGACTCCGGAGTATACAAGCTATGGGTCAATACCAAGACCAAAGAAGCTAGCTACAGCGAATTATTTAGTTATGCAGGTGAATTGAACGATGAACGTATATTTTTCAAGGAAAATGGTTGTAGCAATGCCTGGACTACATTTGCACCATTCGGTATTGGAGGAGAGACCTACTTGTCACCGACCAATCTTGTCGTTGATAACTTTGAGACCCGTCAGGGAAAGACATTGCAAGAATTGGGGTCAGATTCTACTTTGATTTATCAGAAAAATCCCAATTATAATAATAACAGGGATCCGCGATTGGCCGCTTCTGTATTCATTCCCTATGAGAAGTTCCAAGGGCAATATACCCTAGATCCATTCTACAATCCTAGTGACAAGATTGGGCTTACCAAATCTACAGCAACTGGCTATTGGATAAAGAAATACGTCGATGCACGTGATAGGCAATCGAAAAGCGGAACCTTGGATTTTATGATTATCCGCTATGCCGAGATTTTATTGAATTATGCTGAAGCACTGATCGAATCTGGAGATTGGAATAATCCAGATGTATTGCTTTCGATCAATCAACTTCGTTCGCGCGCCAATATGCCAGCAGCCTCGGCTGATAAGTACAATTCTCAAGATCGTGTTCGGACTTTGCTGCGCCGTGAGCGGCAGGCAGAACTGGCTTTTGAGGGCGGACGTTACCATGATATCCGTAGATGGGGTATTGACGTGATAGTGATGAATGGAGAGGTTTTTGGAGCAACCAACCCCACTACTGGCGAAAAGGTAAGGGTTCAGACGCGTAGTTTTAACAAAGATAGAGAAGGCTGGTGGCCTATTCCCGAAACCGAGTTGTTGGCCAATCCAAATATGACACAAAATCCAAATTATTAG